The following coding sequences are from one Lolium rigidum isolate FL_2022 chromosome 6, APGP_CSIRO_Lrig_0.1, whole genome shotgun sequence window:
- the LOC124665229 gene encoding CRS2-associated factor 2, chloroplastic-like, which yields MPAPRTTGTNPAFRAHHLRTSYRKPVPPAAAVGQGEALLAADSTDAAAGRSVVVGPSGVTFRLPGAPFDFQFSYSETPRAAPLAIREPPFLPFAPPTMPRPWTGKAPLLTKDEKARRRGVRLHTPLGQEPPRTVSAHGIMMEVRGRRQRDFARVSPGDGRSREEVLGEPLTSDEVRDLIKPHMSHNRQLNIGRDGLTHNMLEMIHCHWRRQEICKVRCRGVPTVDMKNLCHHLEEKSGGKVIKRVGGVVFLYRGRNYDPRTRPRYPLMLWKPATPVYPKLIQQAPEGLTSEEAAEMRRRGQILLPILKLAKNGIYINLVKDVRDAFEGNDLVKIDCEGLEPSDYKKIGAKLKDLVPCVLLSFDNEQLLIYRGKEWKSRYLKPLTLIPKVQKNNLGVSSASSSDESTDASDNVAIREVLRPKMFKLWKRAIESSIALSLDEDEVNALTPDILLARVEEFSITCQAVEHSFPALLVTNGGDSTEVLNESDDESEDKIIRRREIQSDQSPVASEDDHFEYDMLERLESSAPLGSLPIDAVLEQLNKE from the exons ATGCCGGCTCCCAGGACCACGGGTACCAATCCCGCCTTCCGAGCACACCACCTTCGTACCTCCTACCGCAAGCCCGTGCCCCCCGCCGCGGCCGTCGGCCAGGGAGAGGCCCTGCTCGCAGccgactccaccgacgctgccgcaGGGCGTTCCGTCGTCGTCGGTCCATCCGGTGTCACCTTTCGTCTCCCCGGCGCGCCCTTCGACTTTCAGTTCAGCTACTCGGAGACGCCCCGCGCTGCGCCGCTGGCCATCCGGGAGCCCCCGTTCCTGCCCTTCGCGCCGCCCACCATGCCACGGCCGTGGACCGGAAAGGCGCCTCTGCTAACCAAGGACGAGAAGGCACGGCGAAGGGGCGTACGGCTCCACACGCCGCTCGGCCAGGAGCCACCTCGAACGGTGAGCGCTCACGGGATCATGATGGAGGTTAGGGGCAGGAGGCAGCGGGACTTCGCCAGGGTGAGCCCCGGCGACGGCAGGAGCCGGGAGGAGGTTCTAGGGGAGCCGCTCACCTCCGACGAGGTGCGCGACCTCATCAAGCCTCATATGTCACATAACCGGCAACTCAATATTG GAAGGGATGGATTGACCCACAACATGTTGGAAATGATACATTGCCACTGGAGGCGGCAGGAAATCTGCAAAGTAAGATGCCGAGGAGTACCGACCGTTGATATGAAAAACCTTTGTCATCACCTTGAG GAAAAATCAGGTGGAAAAGTCATAAAACGAGTAGGTGGCGTTGTTTTCTTGTACCGTGGAAGAAATTACGACCCACGCACGCGTCCTCGTTATCCATTAATGCTTTGGAAGCCAGCCACTCCTGTTTATCCAAAACTCATCCAGCAAGCTCCAGAAGGGCTTACAAGTGAAGAAGCAGCTGAAATGAGAAGGAGAGGACAAATTCTACTGCCAATTTTGAAGTTAG caaaaaatgggATATATATCAATCTTGTAAAGGATGTTCGGGATGCTTTTGAGGGAAATGATCTGGTGAAGATTGACTGCGAGGGTTTGGAACCAAGTGACTACAAAAAAATTGGAGCAAAACTGAAG GATCTTGTTCCTTGTGTTCTTCTGTCATTTGACAATGAGCAGTTATTAATCTACagaggcaaagaatggaaatccAGATATCTGAAGCCTCTAACTCTCATTCCAAAAGTTCAAAAGAATAATCTTGGAGTGTCATCTGCTTCGAGCTCAG atgaatcgactgaTGCTAGCGATAATGTGGCAATACGAGAAGTATTGAGACCCAAAATGTTTAAACTGTGGAAGCGTGCAATCGAGTCATCCATAGCGTTGTCGCTAGATGAAGACGAAGTCAATGCACTTACGCCTGACATACTTCTTGCAAGGGTTGAGGAGTTCAGTATCACATGTCAGGCTGTGGAGCATTCATTTCCAGCTTTGCTTGTGACCAATGGCGGGGACAGCACTGAAGTTCTAAATGAGTCTGACGACGAGTCTGAAGATAAAATAATTAGACGCCGAGAGATTCAGTCAGACCAATCACCTGTTGCCAGCGAGGATGATCACTTTGAATATGACATGCTCGAGCGTTTGGAGTCATCGGCACCACTGGGATCATTACCGATCGATGCCGTCTTAGAGCAGTTGAACAAAGAGTAA